The sequence CCGCAAGACTTGTCAAGTCGAAAGCTTGGAAACCTATTATTAGCAGAAAAAACGGATACAATTATAACATGTGAGAATGCTTATGTAATCTCTGCGGCTAGTAGAATAGCGTGTAGAGCTAGAGAATGTAAGATATCTCAAACTGTTGAATCGGATATAACTTTCGCTTTTGCGaagtattttctttttttcttatcaggaaaaaaaatgttgcagaaaaatatatataatacttgaggaagaagagaacaaaTAAAAATGATGTTGATGTGGGAAAATTAGTGATATAAGGCAAAAAATTTAATTCTGCATTGCTCAACTCAGCCTTGGACTCAGTTTCAATAGATCCTACTGGGACATTTCAATATACCTTCATGAGTATTAAAGATGGAGGTGTATCAGAACACAGTAAGTCTAGTACTATCCCCATCAAAAAAAGATGCAATTTCAAATAACACTGCATAGTACATACTACCTAGAGAGAGTACAAAAACCTATGACACCAACCCACACTTAGAACATTCATAGAAATCTCCAGGTTTGTTCACCCATGAGGAGCCACAAGGGTGAGTTGGAGAGTCAGGTTAGAGCTGTGATTGAATTTCAGCTCACTCAGAAATGGAATGCATCTTCAGACCCATACTTGCTCCTGATATTGAAATGATCAAACTTTGGATCACCATAGTCAACTGACTTGATCTCCACAGGTTTCGGTTCAGTTCCTGTGGCTCCAAAAACCACCTCCCCACTCCTCTCTCGATGGCGGTGCCTGATTCTTTCTTTCTGGCTTTTAGAACCAAACTGGCCATATGGAGGAACCTCAGCTGATCCAGTTCTTTCTTTCAGGCTTTTAGAACCAAACTGGCTATATGGAGGAACCTCAGCTGATCCATAGAATTCTGCATATTCTTGTCGCTTTGAAGACCGATGCTTGCTTGATAAAGAAGCATCCCTTGGAGCTGCTGATTTACTCTTTTGGAGCTTATGTTGTGTATAACCATCACCACTTGCATTTGGAGATGGGGAATGCCGTGTTTCAGAAAGAGGAGTAGCACTTCTATGCTTTTGTACCAATGGAGGTTCATCAGCTCCATCCTCAGGCATTACAAGAGAGTCTTTAAGTGGAGTAAGATCACCCTTGGACTTCCTGGTCCTAAGACTGACAGGTATGAAGTAAAGAAAGATGCTACCCAGTGCTTCCATTGCAAGTTTAAACAAATCAATTACAAGATTTCCAAAAGATGGCCATCTGGCATCCGGCTCCTCTTTCAGGCTCTCTACAATAAGACTGGGTTTCTCGGTGGTGGCTTGACCTTTTAGATCACCCTCTGAGGTTTGTTGCTGCATTAATAGATGCAAGATTTAAACATTTTGAGTGAAGATAAAGGAAGAGTAACCAGGTAAAATGtacatttttgttgaaacaGCTTGCATCTTGAGCTACCATGACAATGTTCATGATTTCAATGGATCCTTAAAAATATACTTAGTACACATTCATGGTATAAAGGCTAACCAAATTTAGTGAAATTCAGAGTTGATGGTCACAGTAGTAGGAACAGTAAAGATTGTTTAACCCACCCAGagcccacccaaaaaaaaaaaaacggaagTAGAGATGGTTGgttgacaaaaaagaaaaaacagaagtaGAGATGGTTGGTTGACAAATACAGATTTGGGGTCCCAACAGTCCCAAACCATCGATAACTTACAAAGCTTTTGGCTGTTGTGATATTTCTCAGAAATAAGTGAGCAAATATTTGCTCAGTTttagaagaaattgataaagAGAGAAATAGCAAAATGTGAAACTTACTGATCTTGAGAAGACAGAAAGTCCAAATCCCTGATGAAGCATGCATGATAGATATCCAACCAATACAGCACCAATAACAAGCATAACATCTGCAAGGAAGGATCAAAGTGAAATATCAATTAGCATTTAATTAAGACCTACAGCAGGACTAGACAATCAGGGTTTCAGttgatttggtttttgttcTTAATGGataagctttccatgataaagaCACCAAGGGTATAGAAGTCAAGGACAAAAGCTCAAGCATCTGACCATATTGTGTACATCGTTTTTGCATAATACTAGCCATGAACTAACTCAACTACAATGCTTGGGCCAGAGATAGTAAAAAAGATCaacttactctttttttttccactaaaaGATCAGAttatattgaaaaaataaagaaggaaaaagaatatacaTCAAGCTATATCAAATGGAGAAACCCAGCCAGGTACAATCACATAGCGAGAATGacaccccaccttcggcattgctatCAACAAGGGTTACAAACATCAACAATGACATCTAAATCTAGGTTTATCCATAGTGTCAGATGCTATTTCATCCTTCATGTGCCTAGGAAAGTCAACCACCACAGAGGAGACTCCTGTTTTCACTGCTTTTTTTGTCAAATAATCCGCTGCCGGATTTGCTTCCCTGGAAGAGTGAAATCTTCCAGGAAATTGAATCAAGGTGTGGCTTTAAAGATTGCCAAGAATGCATCACAAACCAAGGGATTATCTTGTTTTGAATAGATATAACCACCACCACAGAGTCGGCTTCAATCCAAAGGCGCTCCACACCCAACTCTTTAGCATGCTGAATTCTTTGTAATATACCTTCAAACTCGGCTACAAAGTTTGTATTATTTcccaaaaaagaagggaaggaatACAATACAAAACCAGAGTGGTCACAAAAGATCCCTACAGCGCCTGCCCCTACCTGGATTCCCCAAAGAGTATACATCCGTATTTAATTTAATCCAATTTAGATCAACTTACTCATCAATTATAACTCATGTCACGATCAATCAAGGAGGAAATGAGACACTGAGCGCTCAAGTTTGCAATCCCACTCcacaggagaaaaaaattgtttgtttCTGCTTCTGATTCGCATGACCAATGTGGAATCGTAGAGAGCAAGAATGAATAAGTGGGTTCCTCCATGTAAGCACATGCCATTTCAATCAATTACAATATCTGATCCACCTAATTTTGTTTCCACCAGTCCTATTATTTCCTCCAAGTTGCTGATTTCTTCAGTTCTCACTATTTCCCAGGATGACCTGACCATGAAACTTCTAAAGAGTAACAAGAGTCACTCATTCAACATCATTCTCACTCTTATCTAATTCTTTTGACGGTCTCAAGTCTCTGTTAACTTGCTAACCAATAGGAAACGGGGCCAAGGTAGAAAAGACCGAAGTGCTTACATATTTGGgaacaccatttactaaatggtgaGAACACTTTTAGGCTACATAGGACAGACACAACTGGCAGCATCTGAAATGGAAAAATGCTGTAAGAAAGTGAGCTTTAAAAACTGATGCATAGCCATGTCAGTATATGTACACTATAATCATGTTTTTTTCCCGTAGGCAACCAACTAGGTTTGAATATACTCACAATTCCTCTTGACGCCAAGACGTAATTATGAGCTTAGAAGTTAAACCACGAGCAAAAAGTTCCacttaaaagaagaaataatttcAACAGAGGATCTCAAAAGGCTATCAGTAACATTAGTTCCTTTCAATTAGGTGGTTCAGATGCTAACTGCACCACACCGTTTTTAAACCATTATTTGATTGAATCGAAAGAATGTCTTTCTGATAATTGAGAGGAGGTAAACCTACTAAATTTTGTAGTAATCAAACTTCAGGTTAGGTTGTGAGGTATAAACTAATACCATAGGTCCATAGAATTTCATTGATTTTAAGGTTCTTCATtcctaaaataaattttttgcaTAACCTTCTGTCACAAATCAAAGTATCTAGAATCTTTGAACTCCTCGAGAAAACAGGCAAAAAATTTAGAACAATCTTATGAAGAAGGTACATTTCGTTTCACAAAGTGCAAAAGTGTTATTCTCCAATGCTTTAATGAAAGAACTGCTGCATGGAAATTCAATAAAAACCTCCTCTTTTTATTAAGATCAATGTGCAAAATCAGCTTCAAaattcaccaccaccaccacccacccaaaaaaataaatttgaaacatGAGTTTGCAAAGATTGCAAGAAAGAGCCTGATTGATCCCCCCAAAACTCCCTCTTTTGCATTTTAGTATAAAATATAGGGCCATTACAAGTAGCCAACTAAATAAAACTGCTATTCAGATCATAAATGACTATAGTGATGAACTCAATAAAGCCACCAACCTATGTTAACGGTACATGGCAAAAGGGTACTGTTAACAGTCCATTTCTTGCATCCTTATTGGCTTAGAAGAAGTGCCGAACATGGTTACAGCTCATAATTTGAAGTGTCCAGGTAATAGATCCACCAACACACAAAAACTGCAATGCTAGCAAGTTCATATAGTCATATGTGAAATGAAGATCTAGGTAGCATGAATAACCATGTCAGCTTTCTAGGTTACCTTAAGATAGCATAGCTGCTCTACACTAACGtaatcataaaagaaaaacccttATTTGTGTGATTGTCACAACTACTAGTACATTCTCCCTCTTGGCCATGCATCTTGCTTCCTCTAATCCATATCTCAGATTCTCAGGATGAGATTTCATCTTCAAATTTCTTCACAGCTGAAGTACAGAAAACTAACACCACCTATTTTGGCTAGTTTTAGACATTTCACTGGTACTTAGGAGTGCTAAGACACCTCAACTCAACTGAACTCGACTCAGCCTTATCTctactaaatggggttggccacATGGATCCTATTCCAAGACACCtagtaaaaggaaaagaaaaaacaaaagaaatagctATACAGTTGCCTACTCTTTCCCTGTACTAACCTTTCTTTTTGATAATTTAACTGGTTGGAGCTACTGATATCCCTTTACTTGATTTCCTCCATGTCAAGATGCTTAGGGTCTGTTTGACTCAGTAGCTCGACCGTATTCGTGCATAAGAGCTAATCCAACCACTAAGTAATTTTGAAGTGTGTGTTACCCAAAAAACAAGGTTTCCCTTTTCTAGGACTAACGAAAAATCATCTCAAAAGCTCCCTTCCTCATCACCTTTCTCATCAGTGCAAGATCCAAACCCTCTTCCCCTACAAGATGTGGTAAATGTCAGCAAAAGGTGGGTTCACTTAAATGTTAAtaggagaaagaaggaaagacaAGCTCCTGGAAAACAACAGACTTGATCCACACCCTAGGTAAACTGTTAAAAAGTCCAAAAGTCAAATGGTGCTTGAAACTCAAACTCTTACTCTCAGTGATGCagttcaaaagaaaaagaaggccaGCAGCAAACCAGGCCATTGGACTAGACCAAGAATGGTCAAATATGTTTAATTGAGTGTtgaacatagtttttaaggcgctgctaaggcaaCCCTTGATGCGGTCtaaagatggtaaggcagtgctccgccttatgtgaagtggcgccttatgggttttttttttgtaaacacattttaaaattacttaatgaaaattccaaatatagattttttattgataggtatatgattttgttaacacttgagatgtatggaaTCAGCTTtgctccaccaaaaataaccaaaacaaacaaaacaaaaacacgattcacaaacagggtttggattttgtcaagggttttaaaaaagggctttgagaagtaatcaaggaacaaggaagaaccactgatctaggcgaccattttgcttcggcagcggtgagcttcattcttctttgacaagagtagaaatatagtggatgaccttagggcttaggcactcattttggcatcatagaggtaagtataataaatacttgtattttttatgtcttcttttctttatatttataattttgtttcataattatgtatttatattatatgttaatacgttatgatgatgatgattgaatattgatgattgatgattaatgaagatgaacttagtttattcactttattgatttgttttcttaatgaatatcttacattggtatgaatatgaacatttaatatttatttaacatatgagtaataggattcaactaggatttgagccaaatagattggttttataaaaaaaattacacaggaacgctttagtcaataaggcggcactttatgcccgccttatcgctaaggtgctccgaaagaccctcaaacacctccgtcgccttacttccttaaaaactatggtgtCCAATATGTGTTATATGGGCCATAGGTGAGTATCTTTTGGTTTACTATAGTAATGGGCCATGTCTAAaagcccaaatattagggaTGTAAGGCCTATACGGGAGTAGTGTTAGATCTATTTTAGTAAGTGTTCTTTATTTGACTAGTTTTTTGAGAAGGCTGGATAGATGTCCAACATTCCAGCCCCTAATTCattgaaattataaataaagagtagGGGATCACACTACTTCCAATGATTCGAGTCATTGAGAAATTTGGCTTTTGCCTCTTTGGGTCAGTGGTGAAGCTGTCCTTATAATGGTGATGCAGCTCCAGCCCTGTTCTGGTGATTCAAGAGAGGGATTTGTGGTGATGCCATTACCACAGGATTTTGGTGGTGATTTTAAGGTCATATCCCTTCCCTTTCtctaattttcttcttattctatCTTCTTTatcacttctttttcttcagttCATAGGGTCAGTTTCTGAGTTTTTACATCCTACCAAGTAAGAACAACCATTGCTGATTCAGTTCAGTACTTGCTCTTCTAATCTCGATGGCAATCTATACTGATTCACTGGTTCATTCACTTCACATCTGACTTCTATCCTGGGTTTCGCTTTGTCCTCGGTTCAGGCTACCATAGAGGTTCTGGAGTCTTATTTGACCAGCAACACTGATTCCTTAGCTACCTGTGTGTACTGTACTCACAAACCTGCTGAACTGAAGTCACTTACTACCGTGCCAATAGATTCACAGTCCAGTTACCAAATTTCTCAGTTTCCATTCTTATATCCGAGTTTTTctaatttgtttttcttctacttcttcatagctctgataccatgaaacaaaatcaaataaaccAGAATCtatgaaaaataagagaagaaaagaacctagagagagaaagagaggacaaTAAGATGGAGGAAGGATGGAGGAAGGAGAGAATGAGCAAGAAGAACGATAGAATCATAATGAGTAGTTTCTATCATGGACTAGCCCTCTTCTTATATTATATAAGTAAACTACTCTTAGTAGGAAACCTATTAAGAGTCCAAGTCTAATTACGATAAAGGCAACTAACTAAAAGCAGACTACAACTCAGCATTATCCCATTATCTCTCAGTACACTTCAACAGTTACTAAGGAAATGGAATCCATTTTTCCATAAGAGGTTGGATGGAGAACAAGCAACCATTCCATCAGTAACACCTACAATTACTCACTTATATAAGGATTTTCTCGTCAATTGCTAATTATGTTttaaagtttctattttttgatCACCAATGTTCAAGGTTAGCCAAAATTTCACGAAATATTTTGGTTCGCAAGATGTCAAAATGAAATTCCATGCGACAAATACAAAGTGCAAGGTTTTGGTTGAAGCTTCGGTGATATGTGTAGTTTCAATATTGTTTCAACCGAAAAGATGCAAACTTTAATATAAAATGTATAGCTTCAAACAAAATGGGTTAAAATTTCAACTCATTTCATTGGTTTCACTGCTTTCGACTGAAAGGCTTGTGAAAACTTGGTTTTCTGTTAGTTTTTGCCAAATCAATCTATAAAGTGTGGAACAAGTTGTTGGGAAATAGTGGAAAGCATCAACAGTGACGATTTGCTGCATTTGTGAAATTTTTGCATAAGATTTAAAGTTGAAGGCATATCACTTTTCCCATAAATTATGTCAAACACCAAGGTGCCCTTCAAATTTTTATGTGTCAAACACCAAGGCAGATCTATGACTTCACGGAATCGGATTTAATTTTTAGTAtgcaaatttttattatttccttttttttttttcaaaagaaaaaaaattgattttcttgtGTATAGTGTATACTACCAACTAAGTTCTAgttgtgtttaatttttacaaTCTAAGAGTTGCACTATGTTTAGAAGACCTAAAATAGGATTTCCTGGCCATTTGGGCCTCGAAACCATCCTTGAAAACCGTCCAGGCCAAAATTTTGTGGTAGATGGCAGTAAGGGCAAGAGGTCTTAGGCTAAGAATTTTACACCAAATCCAGGAAGCGTTAGAAGGAATGGGGGAAGTCCAAAGGGAGTTATGAGAAAGCAGAGAGGAGTAGAGATGCTATGCTGCTTGGACAAAATTTTCTAAATGAGCTTCAGGATGCCCATAGAGTTGacctctttgattcttctgatACCAAGACCTCCTTCGGTCTTGGGCAGACATACCTTTTTCCAAGACAGAGGATGGAGAAACTTGGAAGAGTCAAaccctttcagaggaagaagcagaaGAGACCTTCAATGGATTTGATAGTAGAAGAAGGAAGGACAAAGATCCCAGACCAATCGAGGTAGAGAGATTGGAGGACAGATTTGATTAGAATGAGACGCCCAACATAGGaaagaagctttcctttccagagTTGGAGCCTCTTTCGAAGGAGATCAAGCATAGGTGAGCAATGATGGGCAGAGAGCCTagaggagatgagagggaggcCCAGATATTTGACAGATAAAGAGCCCAAGGAGAAGCCAGTGGTGCCGAGGAGATGGGATTGGGCCTCAGCAGAGACACCAGAGAGGCAAAGGTCAGATTTGAGAAGGTTTATGCGGAGGCCCGAGAGGGATTCAAAGGAGTGGAGGGAGGATATAATGGCAGAGATAGAGAGGGGGtcagctttagagaagatcataatGTCATAAGCAAAGGCCAGGTGGGAGAGACAGAGGGATTTACATTTAGGGATAGGGGAGATGAGGTGGAGATCAGTGGCCGACTGGATGGAACAAGACAAGActtcaagagagagaaaagagaaagggggGAATAGATACAAGAGTAGATCCAGTGGACAAAGGAAGGAGGGAAGGACATCTGGAGCATGACTTTGGCAATGAAATCCCAACTGATAGAATATTTTGGTTCCGAGTATGGTCAAAACCTCGCACCTTGCTGATCACTGCCATATCACCAGATCCATATGGATCTCAGCCAAACTTTAAAGGATTATTCCTCTCCTCTATAGTGCTACTCAACCAGGTTTTCAAGGCCATCAGATTAGTCCATCTCAAGTTATTAAAAATCTCACCATTCTGGTCCTAAGATTATGTCCTATGATCCCTACCTGTGGTTTGCATCTGAACTGACTTTTATGTTAACCAGGTTGCATTACTCAGTCTATACTTGAATGTATGGAAGGATCCCTAAAGTTATTAAATAAAGGGAACAACAGAAAGGGTCGGGGTGTGGCAACCAAGCTAATAACAGATTCTCAAATTTATCAAAACTCAAACAAGAATTTTTTTACCCCGCAAGTCTTATCTCACCTGAATATCATCCAATCCACCCAggtaaaatgtaaaaaaattcCATAGTGGCATAGGACTTGACTTCTTACCATCAGCATGCCCAACAAGAAAATGTGCTACCACATCAAAGCATGGCAACACATCTTAGTAATAGGCTTGTTAGCTGATCATAGAGCACCAACCTTTGACTCGGTTCTTCTCTGAAGGTTAGGTCAAGTAGCCTTCCACCGACTCAACGGATGGAGAGAAGCGTGCAAACAGTGAGTTGAGGGAAGGATGAAAGATCTCTGAAGTGTTCTCAAATATAttcaaacaagaaaatttttttttcaagtcttaTCTCACCTGAATGTCAACCAATCCATTCAACACCAAGTTCATAAGTACTTCGTCAGGTTCTGGAAACATATTACTAAGTACATTGTACATTACatgttaaaaaggaaaaaggattaGCAATTAAGGATTGGTGGCTCTTGGTTACGATCAAAATGCTATATAGTATCATAACAAAGGCATCTTAAATATAAAAGCAAAATAATATATGCCAAATATTTATGAATCACAAACACAATGTAatcagcatagttgtcaaggcatcacctaggtgttcaagctctttcttgggtccaaggcgaCTGCACGCCTTGTTGACATTTCATGAGTTTACgttgatttttattatttttattatttttatgagtatgcttatattatatcctcggattgtttattatatgttggctttctcatattaggtcattcccagcataattatatcatattgcattgatatggcttcaatgTTTTAATGTAAGCAATTATGATTGCTATATTACATATTGTCATAAACTACATGCCTATGAAGCCTAGGCAAATGCCTTGTCACCTAGGCGCCCCTACAACGCGTTGGGTCACCTAGTCGCCGGGACAACTATGGGTAATCAGAcatccccccccaaaaaaaagaaagtagaaaagAATCCTGTCCATCTAACATTTCCCACGCCCAGAGTCAGCTGGGTGTGAAAGGACCCAGCAGACCCTGCGTGCGCTTGGTATTTTCACGCCCAGCTGTGTCTGGGAATGGGAATGTTAGACGGATAGGGTTACCTTGCCCCAAAAAAATAGCCAAACAGATTATGTAATTTATAGGCACTAGTAATAACTAGCTCAATTTAGACTTGAGGCAGAAGTGTGAATCAGTATTTAGTGATTCATGTTGCCCAAGTAGGGACAGTCCCTGCTTAAGCGTAAAAGTTTGAATTTCTGTTAATGGCTTGATACATGATATTATACACAGAAGATGAGAATGAACTTGAACTGATAAGCCCAATATTCATTTTCCCTATTCCACTGTGGTCTTTCAATTGCGATGAAATGTGTCCCTCAAAACAGAGATTTGGATTGTAGCTCTATCAGTATAACTAATTTGAAGAGTTCAGAAACAGCTAAAAAATGCACAGTAGATGCCTAGCTTCAATATTTGGAGCAAACTTGGGTTAATGACCAACACTGTTAAGAATCTACTCTTCATAATCCCAACACTAGCTAATTCATGTGTCAAGGACCATATCAATAAAATTAGACTCTCGCTAGAACCGCAACCCCCAATGAATCTTGAAACAAGCCGTACTCAAATTCACGTGCAGGTTGAATTACCCAGGTATAACTTAGCCTCCCTAATTGGTAAAAATGGTCAAATGTGGCTTACAAGGACTTCTATTACTTGCTATAACACACTAAGACACTATATAGGAACATCAACAGTGGATTATCAGCCTATAAATCTCTTTTAATTAATGTTAATGTCTTTGGTGTTCCTAGCAGTTCTGGCTACACATCCAATTCCACATGTCCACCACAAAAGGCCATATCATATCTTCCTTTGAACTGTCTGCcttgcatggtttaaagtatctccgatacaatacgatagcttccgatatgtatcttataTTTAGCTGATCGATATGGCAACCGATactaatactttaatccttgatctttagcatatcttagcgtatctatGATACGATACGATGCCCTCcaatttagccaaccgatatGGCAGACCaacaccgatactttaatccttgttgcCTTATACTTTTTTGTCTCTCCCACTTTACAAGACAACCCTTCTCAACAGTACTGAATGACGACGACTTCCTTTATCCATCTCAAcctgttcttccttattttatcaCTTTTTGGAGGTACACCTAGATTCAACTAGAAGCACTAACtacttattttatttcctagtttgtCACTCATTTATCTCAACATCAAAGCAAAACTCACTAAATGGATATATCTATTGATTGTCACTAAATGAACCTAGTTTGCCACTCATTTATGTCAATAACGATTGGATCTCAAGATTCTCCTGTCAAATTTTGCAAGAGTCTAATTAGCATGTGAAGCTTGCAAGGCACTCAAAAATATCATCACACATTGCTTGTCAGTTCATTTAATTTTGAACTTAAGCACTGCATTTATGCATATCTTTTAGCTGACATTATAGTTCCAAgtctaatatatatattttttttttcagtctcgGTATGCCTAGACTTTAGTCATGtacatcatttttatttataattcattCATTTGCTGATCCTTGGccgaaaaaaatcataaatttatagcaaatgaagaaaaacataaattacTCCCCTTGTGAAGAGCAATATATTTTGTATAACTGTGGATATGTTTCTAGTATCTTTTGTTAAGCTGAGTAAGAGGAAGTTCATGTTCCTTTTAACACATATTAGGGAATAACTAATGACAAAAATTCCAAGGTCCAAACCTGTAGTAGAAATGGAGTTATACTGGTAATCACAATCCTCTTGTTGGAGAGAGATTTGCCGAATAGCAGCATTTCCTCTATCAACAACCAACAAGGAACAAGTACGCCCATCATACACCACATCAAAATCACTCGAGAATTTTGCATCTTCACTGGGGCCATCCCTATACCCTGCGACATTTGATTTTCCCCCAGCAATCGTTTTAACACCTGCAAACAGTTACCAAACTTACATAACCTTTCTATAGAGGACAACACCCACAAGACTAGAAAATCCACTGCTTTCCTTCATGACCATATCTAAACCAGTTATCATTAAGGGGCAACAAAAACCTGCTTCTCCTATCTTTCTGATGGCTAGATTTGAGGTATCTGCAACATATACATTCCCTTTGTCATCCATGGTAACACCCTTTGGATGATTAAATCGAGCATCACTCGGTTTCCCGTCAACATGCCCAGAGTAACCTTTAAATGACCCAGCAACCAATCTTGCCCTGCTATCTGCAAAACCAAACCCCCATATCTAAAATGTTATAAAGAAAATGTATGTCTGGCAGCCATGTATGTATAAAATGAATATCCAGCTGACCCATTCAGTAAAAACTGTTACGCAGTAGactaaaaagtgtttgatcaTAAGAATAATAAGAAGACACAACCTGACGCCTCAAACACAGAACGAAGCTGTAATTGCTCAGAATTATAAACAATCACCATGGACAGAGCAAGAAAAAATTAAGTAACACTGTAAAGGCAGAAAGAACAGCAGGCCTACACTGTGATAGAGGCGGAGTTATCCGAACTATGTTGCTA is a genomic window of Macadamia integrifolia cultivar HAES 741 chromosome 13, SCU_Mint_v3, whole genome shotgun sequence containing:
- the LOC122059622 gene encoding uncharacterized protein LOC122059622 isoform X2, with product MRNSWVFTIFLVLFSFYIVHFRAEAAPAGPLIKHLSSFLKWTRSSPKTPQTDGNVVQFENGYLVETVVEGNELGVVPYSIRVSHEGELFAVDAVNSNIVRITPPLSQYSRARLVAGSFKGYSGHVDGKPSDARFNHPKGVTMDDKGNVYVADTSNLAIRKIGEAGVKTIAGGKSNVAGYRDGPSEDAKFSSDFDVVYDGRTCSLLVVDRGNAAIRQISLQQEDCDYQYNSISTTDVMLVIGAVLVGYLSCMLHQGFGLSVFSRSQQTSEGDLKGQATTEKPSLIVESLKEEPDARWPSFGNLVIDLFKLAMEALGSIFLYFIPVSLRTRKSKGDLTPLKDSLVMPEDGADEPPLVQKHRSATPLSETRHSPSPNASGDGYTQHKLQKSKSAAPRDASLSSKHRSSKRQEYAEFYGSAEVPPYSQFGSKSLKERTGSAEVPPYGQFGSKSQKERIRHRHRERSGEVVFGATGTEPKPVEIKSVDYGDPKFDHFNIRSKYGSEDAFHF
- the LOC122059622 gene encoding uncharacterized protein LOC122059622 isoform X1 codes for the protein MRNSWVFTIFLVLFSFYIVHFRAEAAPAGPLIKHLSSFLKWTRSSPKTPQTADGNVVQFENGYLVETVVEGNELGVVPYSIRVSHEGELFAVDAVNSNIVRITPPLSQYSRARLVAGSFKGYSGHVDGKPSDARFNHPKGVTMDDKGNVYVADTSNLAIRKIGEAGVKTIAGGKSNVAGYRDGPSEDAKFSSDFDVVYDGRTCSLLVVDRGNAAIRQISLQQEDCDYQYNSISTTDVMLVIGAVLVGYLSCMLHQGFGLSVFSRSQQTSEGDLKGQATTEKPSLIVESLKEEPDARWPSFGNLVIDLFKLAMEALGSIFLYFIPVSLRTRKSKGDLTPLKDSLVMPEDGADEPPLVQKHRSATPLSETRHSPSPNASGDGYTQHKLQKSKSAAPRDASLSSKHRSSKRQEYAEFYGSAEVPPYSQFGSKSLKERTGSAEVPPYGQFGSKSQKERIRHRHRERSGEVVFGATGTEPKPVEIKSVDYGDPKFDHFNIRSKYGSEDAFHF